The Primulina eburnea isolate SZY01 chromosome 6, ASM2296580v1, whole genome shotgun sequence genome contains a region encoding:
- the LOC140834733 gene encoding LOW QUALITY PROTEIN: glyceraldehyde-3-phosphate dehydrogenase GAPCP2, chloroplastic-like (The sequence of the model RefSeq protein was modified relative to this genomic sequence to represent the inferred CDS: deleted 1 base in 1 codon) has product MAAFSSSLIGSAPSLGIDVDALHPSGLSVVSYGSFGGNVKSVKFRSSIGGTNVQVDSHSLQRFTAHGIKPIKATATEVPPTIPKSRGGGKTKIGINGFGRIGRLVLRIATLRDDIDVVAVNDPFIDAKYMAYMFKYDSTHGPYKGIISVADESTLEINGKLIKISSKRNPAEIPWGDYGAEYVVESSGVFTTIEKASEHKKGGAKKVVISAPSGDAPMFVVGVNETKYRPSMDIVSNASCTTNCLAPVAKVVHEEFGILEGLMTTVHATTATQKTVDGPSMKDWRGGRGAGQNIIPSSTGAAKAVGKVLPELNGRLTGMAFRVPTPNVSVVDLTCRLEKNASYEDVKAAIKYAAEGPMKGILGYTEDDVVSTDFIGDTRSSIFDAKAGIGLSKSFMKLVAWYDNEWGYSNRVLDLIEHMALVAATNK; this is encoded by the exons ATGGCGGCGTTCTCTTCTTCGCTTATTGGATCTGCGCCATCGCTTGGTATCGATGTCGATGCACTCCATCCATCCGGTCTATCCGTG GTATCTTATGGGAGTTTTGGCGGCAATGTAAAATCAGTGAAGTTCAGATCCAGCATCGGTGGCACTAATGTTCAAGTTGATTCACATTCGTTACA GAGGTTTACTGCACATGGGATTAAGCCTATTAAAGCAACGGCTACAGAAGTTCCTCCAACCATACCAA AGTCACGAGGCGGAGGGAAGACAAAGATTGGGATCAATG GTTTTGGGCGTATTGGGAGGCTCGTTCTGCGCATAGCAACCCTCAGGGATGACATTGATGTTGTGGCAGTTAACGATCCTTTTATTGATGCTAAGTACATG GCATACATGTTCAAGTACGATTCCACTCATGGACCATACAAGGGGATCATCTCGGTTGCAGATGAATCCACTTTGGAAATAAATGGAAAGCTGATTAAAATTAGCAGCAAAAG GAATCCAGCAGAGATTCCTTGGGGTGACTATGGGGCTGAGTATGTCGTTGAATCTTCTGGGGTCTTCACTACAATTGAGAAGGCATCAGAACACAAAAAG GGTGGGGCAAAGAAGGTTGTGATCTCAGCTCCATCAGGCGATGCCCCAATGTTCGTTGTTGGTGTAAATGAGACTAAGTATAGACCAAGCATGGACATTGTTTCCAATGCTAGCTGTACGACCAATTGT CTTGCTCCAGTGGCCAAG GTTGTACATGAGGAGTTTGGTATTTTAGAGGGTTTAATGACAACCGTCCATGCGACAACCG CCACACAGAAAACCGTCGATGGTCCCTCTATGAAAGATTGGCGAGGTGGTCGTGGAGCAGGGCAGAACATCATCCCTAGTTCCACTGGTGCTGCAAAG GCTGTTGGTAAAGTTCTTCCAGAACTCAATGGTCGGCTCACTGGAATGGCTTTCCGTGTACCTACTCCTAATGTTTCTGTTGTTGACTTAACTTGTCGACTTGAAAAGAATGCTTCCTATGAAGATGTGAAAGCAGCTATTAA ATATGCAGCAGAGGGTCCAATGAAGGGCATCCTCGGGTACACTGAAGATGATGTTGTCTCCACTGATTTTATTGGTGACACTAG gTCAAGCATTTTTGACGCCAAGGCTGGCATAGGTCTTAGCAAGTCGTTCATGAAGCTAGTTGCTTGGTATGATAACGAATGGGGCTACAG CAACCGTGTGCTGGATCTAATAGAGCATATGGCTTTAGTGGCAGCAACCAATAAATAG